A section of the Deinococcus taeanensis genome encodes:
- a CDS encoding carbohydrate ABC transporter permease, which yields MTRAPTPLRRRARREPSEGLLALLLLLPAAALLLGVLLLPMLTTFRDSLYLNKLTEPWLQGFVGLSQYGQMLRDARFGAALRNTLVFGVLTVSGSFLVGVPMALAAHMPSRARDLARVALLLPWAMPPVITGLIFAWLFNAQYGVVNDLLVRAGVIQEPLRWLSTPGLSVLAMVITIVWKTSSFVALIVLGGLQGIPRDLTEAAEVDGATRTQSFFRVILPLLAPSLAVAFIFRTISAVQVFDIPYTFIQQAPAQGLLETLGVYIYRTGIEFLDFGYAAALSVALFALSLAVTAVYVRFVRDGGQA from the coding sequence GTGACCCGGGCTCCCACCCCCCTCCGCCGCCGGGCACGCCGCGAGCCCAGCGAGGGCCTGCTGGCGCTGCTGCTGCTGCTGCCGGCCGCGGCGCTGCTGCTCGGCGTCCTGCTGCTGCCCATGCTCACCACCTTCCGCGACAGCCTGTACCTGAACAAACTGACTGAACCGTGGCTGCAGGGGTTCGTGGGCCTGTCGCAGTACGGGCAGATGCTGCGCGACGCGCGTTTCGGCGCGGCGCTGCGCAACACCCTGGTGTTCGGCGTCCTGACCGTCAGCGGGTCGTTCCTGGTGGGCGTTCCCATGGCGCTCGCGGCGCACATGCCCAGCCGCGCCCGCGACCTGGCGCGCGTGGCCCTGCTGCTCCCCTGGGCGATGCCCCCGGTCATCACGGGGCTGATCTTCGCGTGGCTGTTCAACGCGCAGTACGGCGTCGTCAACGATCTGCTCGTCCGCGCCGGGGTGATTCAGGAGCCGCTGCGCTGGCTCAGCACGCCCGGCCTGAGCGTGCTCGCCATGGTCATCACCATCGTCTGGAAAACCAGTTCCTTCGTGGCGCTGATCGTCCTGGGCGGCCTGCAGGGCATCCCCCGCGACCTGACCGAAGCGGCCGAGGTGGACGGCGCCACCCGCACCCAGTCGTTCTTCCGGGTGATCCTGCCGCTGCTGGCCCCCAGCCTGGCCGTCGCGTTCATCTTCCGCACCATCAGCGCCGTGCAGGTGTTCGACATTCCGTACACGTTCATTCAGCAGGCGCCCGCGCAGGGCCTGCTTGAAACGCTGGGCGTCTACATCTACCGCACCGGCATCGAGTTCCTGGACTTCGGGTACGCCGCGGCCCTCAGCGTGGCCCTGTTCGCCCTGAGTCTCGCCGTGACCGCCGTGTACGTGCGGTTCGTGCGCGACGGAGGTCAGGCGTGA
- a CDS encoding carbohydrate ABC transporter permease: MSGDVAPQRLTPGQRAGRFAALGALIVGGFFPFVWMILTSLKSEGELQQFPVQYLPSRLDFSNYARVFSEQPFAQFFLNSLTVSLLSTALCIAAAVPAAYALARLNIRRRGVLMTTIVTFSMLPVVSLLVPLFRLMRGANLLNTAPALILPYAALSLPIAILTLVAFFSAIPRDLEAAAMVDGTTRVGALTRVVLPLSTPGVVTAALLVFVNSWNEFLLALSFNTKLSMRTVSVGVTLYQGEFAFPWPLIAAAVVVATVPLVLLIAVFQRRFVAGLTAGGVKA; this comes from the coding sequence GTGAGCGGCGACGTCGCCCCGCAGCGCCTCACGCCAGGGCAGCGCGCCGGCCGGTTCGCCGCGCTCGGCGCCCTGATCGTGGGCGGCTTCTTCCCGTTCGTGTGGATGATCCTCACCAGCCTGAAGTCCGAGGGGGAACTGCAGCAGTTCCCGGTGCAGTACCTGCCGTCCCGGCTGGACTTCAGCAACTACGCCCGGGTGTTCAGCGAGCAGCCGTTCGCGCAGTTCTTCCTGAATTCCCTGACGGTCAGCCTGCTCAGCACCGCGCTGTGTATCGCGGCCGCCGTGCCCGCCGCGTACGCGCTCGCCCGCCTGAACATCCGCCGGCGCGGGGTGCTGATGACCACCATCGTGACGTTCAGCATGCTGCCCGTCGTGAGTCTGCTCGTGCCTCTTTTTCGCCTCATGCGCGGCGCGAACCTGCTGAACACAGCCCCTGCGCTGATTCTGCCGTATGCGGCGCTGAGCCTGCCTATCGCCATCCTCACGCTCGTTGCGTTCTTCAGCGCCATTCCCCGTGACCTGGAAGCCGCCGCAATGGTCGACGGCACCACCCGCGTCGGCGCGCTCACCCGCGTGGTGCTGCCGCTGTCCACGCCGGGCGTGGTGACAGCCGCCCTGCTGGTGTTCGTGAACTCCTGGAATGAATTTCTGCTGGCCCTGAGCTTCAACACCAAACTCTCCATGCGCACGGTGTCGGTCGGCGTGACCCTCTACCAGGGTGAATTCGCGTTTCCCTGGCCCCTGATTGCTGCAGCTGTCGTGGTTGCCACCGTGCCCCTCGTGCTGCTCATCGCGGTGTTCCAGCGCCGCTTCGTGGCTGGACTGACGGCCGGAGGGGTGAAGGCGTGA
- a CDS encoding LLM class flavin-dependent oxidoreductase, which yields MTQPSQSEFLWFLQLSRDGEFIGTREKPPRKPTLAYLQSLISTAGEAGFEALLTATNYHSEHENYTAAVAALARSAPTDPGVLIAVRPGMFHPAMYAKMLATLQNLFPGRVRVNIVTGSSPAENAMYGDFEDHARRYERTREFMSVLRQLWTAPPPQSFRSDVYAFENAVLDPAPVQPIPLYFGGASPVAQEIAADLADVYLMWGEREDMLAERLKQMRALETKTGRPLRYGLRTHVIVRETEPEARAAAERLISRVDPEVRAAFVASHAHVDGVGQQRQIDLLRAVDEDLMVEPNLWAGVGMARSGVGVALVGDPQQVAAKIRRYEAMGFSSFIFSGYPHLEEARRFGELVMPLLKGTQAEERTIHTDRVAPVA from the coding sequence ATGACCCAACCATCCCAGTCCGAATTTCTGTGGTTCCTTCAGCTGTCGCGTGACGGTGAATTCATCGGCACGCGGGAGAAACCACCCCGCAAGCCCACCCTGGCGTACCTGCAGTCGCTGATCAGCACGGCGGGCGAGGCGGGCTTCGAGGCGCTGCTCACGGCCACCAACTACCACAGTGAACACGAGAACTACACCGCGGCCGTGGCGGCGCTGGCCCGCAGCGCGCCCACCGATCCGGGGGTGCTGATCGCGGTGCGACCGGGCATGTTCCACCCGGCGATGTACGCGAAGATGCTGGCCACGCTGCAGAACCTGTTCCCGGGCCGGGTGCGGGTGAACATCGTTACCGGCAGCAGCCCCGCCGAGAACGCCATGTACGGAGACTTCGAGGATCATGCGCGGCGCTACGAGCGCACGCGGGAGTTCATGAGTGTGCTGCGCCAGCTGTGGACCGCCCCGCCGCCACAGTCGTTCCGCAGTGACGTGTACGCCTTCGAGAACGCGGTGCTGGACCCGGCGCCGGTGCAGCCCATCCCGCTGTACTTTGGCGGCGCGTCCCCGGTGGCGCAGGAGATCGCCGCGGACCTCGCGGACGTGTACCTGATGTGGGGGGAGCGGGAGGACATGCTGGCCGAACGCCTGAAGCAGATGCGCGCCCTGGAGACGAAAACGGGCCGGCCCCTGCGCTACGGGCTGCGCACCCACGTGATCGTCCGCGAGACCGAACCAGAGGCGCGCGCCGCGGCCGAGCGGCTGATCAGCCGCGTGGACCCGGAGGTCCGGGCCGCGTTCGTGGCCAGTCACGCGCATGTGGACGGCGTGGGGCAGCAACGACAGATTGACCTGCTCAGGGCCGTGGATGAGGACCTGATGGTGGAACCGAACCTGTGGGCCGGCGTGGGCATGGCCCGCAGCGGGGTGGGCGTGGCGCTGGTGGGTGACCCGCAGCAGGTGGCGGCCAAGATCCGCCGGTACGAGGCGATGGGATTCAGCTCGTTTATTTTCAGCGGGTACCCTCACCTGGAGGAGGCGCGCCGGTTCGGGGAACTCGTCATGCCGCTCCTGAAGGGCACGCAGGCAGAGGAACGCACGATTCATACGGACAGGGTCGCGCCGGTCGCCTGA
- a CDS encoding phosphate signaling complex PhoU family protein produces MLSITLEQLDAVRDAHARAEFAGLTARAEALERETDALERELDDLCLQAFATRLTDAELAFHLMVYRSLTNLERVGDYAFNVARDLETFAPRARSATLQDALPLARLLSTMIERLSYAFTERDVQAARDVMRLDYEQVDALYEQMQRASLTRLLERPEDTDVALTAGRMARNLERLGDHLVNVAERLEQVILHHSATE; encoded by the coding sequence ATGCTCAGCATCACGCTTGAACAACTTGACGCCGTGCGCGACGCCCATGCCCGCGCCGAATTTGCTGGCCTGACCGCCCGCGCCGAGGCGCTCGAACGGGAAACGGACGCGCTGGAACGGGAACTGGACGACCTGTGCCTTCAGGCGTTTGCCACGCGCCTGACCGACGCGGAACTTGCCTTTCACCTGATGGTCTACCGTTCCCTGACCAACCTGGAACGGGTGGGCGACTACGCCTTCAACGTGGCCCGCGACCTGGAGACCTTCGCGCCCCGCGCCCGCAGCGCCACCCTGCAGGACGCCCTGCCGCTCGCGCGGCTGCTTTCCACCATGATTGAACGCCTCTCGTACGCTTTCACGGAGCGTGACGTTCAGGCCGCGCGTGACGTCATGCGCCTTGATTACGAGCAGGTGGACGCCCTGTACGAGCAGATGCAGCGCGCCAGCCTCACCCGCCTGCTTGAACGGCCCGAGGACACGGACGTGGCCCTCACAGCCGGCCGCATGGCCCGCAACCTCGAACGGCTCGGCGATCACCTCGTGAACGTGGCGGAGCGGCTCGAGCAGGTCATCCTGCACCACAGCGCAACAGAATAA
- a CDS encoding LysR family transcriptional regulator codes for MSSERFPAAPSLAQLRALLAVADAGGFSEAAADLGVSQSTLSEAISKLEALTGRPLLRRGRGGALPTPAGERLLPHARAAVQAAGDALLAAQDDHALRGVLRVASFRSTATHLLPPALAAFRARHPDVTVRLLDGEVGGESMVRRGVADAAVVIEDVMPDLRLTPLVLDEYLFVAPARRGTHPVTLHDFTAGPLLLAPGPNSCNVRVMAALRRYDVQPDRVTEITEDSVILSMVAHGLGVSVMPRLALAPLPDGLVALPLPDPLPRPLALATLPHRANLPLLRAFLDVLLEVLRRPAAAALPGPVGVAAPGAPTLLH; via the coding sequence ATGTCGTCCGAACGTTTCCCTGCCGCGCCGTCCCTGGCGCAGTTGCGTGCTCTGCTGGCCGTCGCGGACGCCGGCGGGTTCAGTGAAGCCGCGGCGGACCTCGGCGTGTCTCAGTCCACGCTGAGTGAAGCCATCAGTAAACTCGAGGCCCTGACCGGCCGGCCGCTGCTGCGCCGCGGCCGCGGCGGCGCGCTGCCCACCCCCGCCGGTGAACGGCTGCTGCCGCATGCGCGCGCCGCGGTGCAGGCGGCCGGGGACGCGCTGCTGGCCGCGCAGGACGACCACGCGCTGCGGGGGGTGCTGCGGGTGGCGTCCTTCCGCTCGACCGCCACGCACCTGCTTCCGCCGGCCCTGGCGGCCTTCCGGGCGCGCCATCCGGACGTGACCGTCCGCCTGCTGGACGGCGAGGTGGGTGGGGAGAGCATGGTCCGGCGGGGCGTGGCGGACGCCGCAGTCGTGATTGAGGACGTGATGCCGGACCTGCGCCTGACGCCGCTGGTGCTGGATGAGTACCTGTTCGTGGCGCCCGCGCGCCGCGGCACACACCCGGTGACGCTGCACGACTTCACGGCCGGGCCGCTGCTGCTGGCGCCGGGTCCGAACAGTTGCAACGTGCGCGTCATGGCGGCGTTGCGGCGCTACGACGTCCAGCCGGACCGGGTCACGGAAATCACGGAGGACAGCGTGATCCTGAGCATGGTGGCGCACGGGCTGGGGGTCAGCGTGATGCCGCGCCTGGCGCTGGCGCCCCTGCCCGACGGGCTCGTGGCGCTGCCGCTGCCTGACCCGCTGCCGCGCCCGCTGGCCCTGGCGACCCTGCCGCACCGCGCGAACCTGCCGCTGCTGCGCGCCTTCCTGGACGTGCTGCTTGAGGTGTTGCGCCGCCCGGCCGCCGCAGCGCTGCCAGGCCCGGTGGGCGTGGCCGCGCCGGGCGCGCCGACTCTGCTACATTGA